The following coding sequences are from one Ornithodoros turicata isolate Travis chromosome 1, ASM3712646v1, whole genome shotgun sequence window:
- the LOC135377372 gene encoding F-box/LRR-repeat protein 12-like encodes MWAVTQDVSSAAIANLKDTHGGSFHSRVTATIDKLPDKVLLLIFSYLPQREIGRLARVCRKWRMVSADSRLWSHVSLRPEVSGLHVSSIEKLLALISVRFGPSLRYIELPIELITHTVLHELGNKCPNLTHMLLDFSTAMQLHDFNDLHTFPTKLRVMCICLSEVIFMEGFMRKIYNFINGIEVLHLIGTYEKVEEEEEEIYEVINIHKLKSAVPNLRCVNMYGIAFVDDSHVEAFSSNCIQLECLCLNFCTKVTGSTLKLLFQRCKKLRTLLMQQTGLKAEHLMALDWENTGLQELDITATELPTECLSDLLARLPGLRYLSAGQQDGFNDQVLKDWMEKGNVKNLMALDLDRNENLSEEALLKLIRLQGNCLQGLVLSGIPHLGEQFWATSIPMLKSIRILVAGMSTGCCKKIHQKVHVDSMLDAIANNCPDIERLEIGWDSETLRFSDRSSKAIDTVRVKCLHLRCLVLCDGKYFELVKSNFDRADRHTLVRSTTNCRVSIVYLLSCFRDLVFN; translated from the exons ACGATCGACAAACTTCCTGACAAGGTTTTGCTGCTCATTTTTTCCTACCTACCCCAAAGAGAAATCGGCCGTCTGGCACGGGTATGCCGCAAGTGGCGTATGGTATCCGCGGATTCGCGGCTCTGGAGCCACGTCTCACTGCGGCCCGAAGTGTCCGGCCTGCACGTCTCCAGCATCGAGAAGCTTCTGGCACTGATTTCGGTGCGGTTCGGGCCATCGCTTCGCTACATCGAATTGCCTATCGAGCTCATCACGCACACTGTCCTTCATGAGCTCGGCAACAAATGTCCCAACTTGACGCACATGTTGCTCGACTTCTCGACCGCCATGCAGTTGCACGATTTCAACGATCTTCACACTTTCCCGACCAAGCTGCGCGTCATGTGCATCTGCCTCTCGGAAGTCATCTTCATGGAAGGTTTCATGCGAAAGATTTACAACTTCATAAATGGAATTGAAGTATTGCACTTGATCG GAACCTACGAGAAAgtggaagaggaagaagaagagatCTACGAAGTAATCAACATCCACAAGCTGAAGAGCGCCGTCCCCAATCTGCGTTGCGTCAACATGTACGGTATCGCTTTCGTGGACGACAGCCACGTGGAAGCCTTCAGCAGCAACTGCATTCAGCTCGAATGTCTGTGCCTCAATTTCTGCACCAAGGTCACGGGATCGACGCTCAAGCTTCTGTTCCAGAGATGCAAAAAGCTGCGCACACTTCTCATGCAACAGACAG GTCTAAAAGCAGAACATCTTATGGCACTGGACTGGGAAAACACGGGACTCCAAGAACTAGACATAACAGCAACCGAGCTGCCCACGGAATGCCTGAGTGACCTGCTCGCGCGACTCCCCGGCTTGCGCTATCTGAGTGCTGGTCAACAGGACGGCTTCAACGACCAG GTCTTGAAGGACTGGATGGAGAAAGGCAACGTGAAAAACCTGATGGCCCTCGACCTGGACCGCAATGAGAACCTTTCCGAGGAGGCCCTCCTCAAACTGATTCGTCTGCAGGGAAACTGTCTCCAGGGCCTCGTCTTGTCGGGGATCCCCCACTTGGGAGAGCAGTTCTGGGCTACTTCAATACCCATGCTCAAGAGTATTCG AATCCTTGTGGCAGGCATGTCCACCGGATGCTGCAAGAAGATCCACCAGAAAGTCCACGTGGACTCTATGCTGGACGCCATTGCCAACAACTGTCCCGACATCGAAAGACTGGAGATCGGTTGGGACAGCGAAACGCTCCGTTTCAGCGATCGCAGCAGCAAGGCCATCGATACAGTTCGAGTCAAGTGCCTCCACTTGCGATGTCTGGTCCTCTGTGACGGAAAGTACTTTGAGCTGGTCAAGTCCAACTTTGACCGAGCTGACCGTCATACTCTCGTTCGCTCGACGACCAACTGCAGGGTGTCCATTGTGTACCTCCTGTCCTGCTTTAGGGATCTCGTATTCAATTAG